In Parafrankia discariae, the genomic stretch GGATATGCGTCAGCTCGGTGCCGCGCACATCGCTCGTCTGGTGCGGGAGCTGGTGGACCGGCGTAGCGCGGCGGGGGCGGCGATGTCGGCGGTGCAGGAGCAGGCGTGGCGTAAGGCGGTGTTCGATGCCGCGTTCGGGCTGGGCCGGTTGCAGCGCTATGTCGATGATTCCGAGGTCGCGAACATCGATGTGTACGGCTGCGACGACGTGGTGGTGGAGTTCCGCGGGGGGCGGTTGGAGCGGGTGGCGCCGGTGGCGGCCAGCGACCACGAGCTCATCGAGGTGATCGCCCGGGCGGCCCGCTACGCCCCCCTGTCGCGGGAGTTCTCCGACCGGGCGCCGCTGCTGACGACCCGGCTGGCCAGCGGGAGCCGGCTCACCGCGCAGATGCGGGTCTCTCCCCGCCCCGGGTTGACGGTGCGTAACCATCAGTTCGTGGATGGGGTCACCCTCGACACGCTGGTCGGCCTCGGGGTCATCGACACGGTGCTGCGGGAGGTGTTGCGTGCCGCGGTCCGCGCCGGTTGGAACATCCTGATCTCCGGGGAGCAGGGTGCGGGCAAGACGACGATGCTGCGCTGCCTGTGCGCGGAAACCCCGCCGTGGCAGAAGCTTGTGGTGATCGAACGGGAAGCCGAGCTGTTCCTGGAACGGCTCGGTCGCGCCGGGCAGGTCGTGCCGTTGGAGGCGCAGGAAGCCAACGCCGAGGGTGTCGGGGAGATCGGCATGACCGCGCTGGTCGTGCACGCGCTGCGGATGAACGCCGGCCGGTTGATCCTCGGGGAGGCCCGTTCGGATGAGATCGTCGCGTTGCTGACCGCGATGAGCGCGGGGAGCCGTGGGGCGATGGGCACGATCCACGCGAACCGGGCCGAGGACGTGTTCGCGATCCGGATCCCGTCGCTGGCGATGATGCCCCCGCATGCTCTGCCGGTCGAGTTCTCGGCGATGCACGCCGCCGCCGGTCTGCACCTGGTCGTGCACCTGACCATGCACACCGACCTCGCCGCCGACGGCACCCCGGCTCGGCGCCGCCGGTATGTCTCCTCGGTCGCGGAGGTCACCGGTTTGGAAGGCACCCGGGTCGCCTCCAACCAGATCTTCCGCCCGGGTCCGGACGGCCGGGCGATTCCGGGCAGCGCGTTGCACCGGTTCGACGAGC encodes the following:
- a CDS encoding CpaF family protein; the protein is MPWGDGGDVFATVDWAEVARLRELVATLLAEAREGEGRPLSVADMRQLGAAHIARLVRELVDRRSAAGAAMSAVQEQAWRKAVFDAAFGLGRLQRYVDDSEVANIDVYGCDDVVVEFRGGRLERVAPVAASDHELIEVIARAARYAPLSREFSDRAPLLTTRLASGSRLTAQMRVSPRPGLTVRNHQFVDGVTLDTLVGLGVIDTVLREVLRAAVRAGWNILISGEQGAGKTTMLRCLCAETPPWQKLVVIEREAELFLERLGRAGQVVPLEAQEANAEGVGEIGMTALVVHALRMNAGRLILGEARSDEIVALLTAMSAGSRGAMGTIHANRAEDVFAIRIPSLAMMPPHALPVEFSAMHAAAGLHLVVHLTMHTDLAADGTPARRRRYVSSVAEVTGLEGTRVASNQIFRPGPDGRAIPGSALHRFDELVRAGLDPAVLDAYPYGSWEAA